Proteins from a genomic interval of Pseudomonas paeninsulae:
- a CDS encoding AhpA/YtjB family protein gives MNRPAPVKPDNFFLLLFQALRQRRVPLALRIASHSLLLVAMALVIYAWVIGMQFKHAMEQQAEALGTSLITQTATSATELLVSNDILSLSVLLNNLVKNPLVAHAAIYSVDNRVLAEAGSRPSKTMLGETEGLYSTPITFQEVIAGQLRISLDMRQFQQPMTISLQSMGILSLILLALTLALSMRLGRHISTPLLQLRVWLRDPDDPAPGAGRQDEIGDLARQLQMRLVPEKPEPEPEPEDFHDEETDEHDFGDEDDDDDDDDEPTFEVRDLHDERFDDLKQTDADSAVGQPNDDDPFAELRDHGDQSAAIPTLTVNGPQQSAVLAIQLGAQEQLRRLPRTRLLDLLQRYRDCLNQASALYQGELHTLNDGSSLMLFHRQDSGEDYLTHAICCGELMRALGHALQIEVADSGITLQLQLGLTQGEDLLDLSQGELLLSETAQDALALSQHSRNLLLLERRVGDDALVRQRARIRTIASPEGACCVERLLEPYPSLLERQLAHMHEHRPH, from the coding sequence GTGAACCGGCCTGCCCCCGTAAAACCCGATAATTTCTTCCTGCTGCTGTTCCAGGCCCTGCGTCAACGCCGCGTGCCCCTGGCCTTGCGTATCGCCAGCCATAGCCTGCTACTCGTGGCCATGGCGCTGGTGATCTACGCCTGGGTGATCGGTATGCAGTTCAAGCATGCGATGGAGCAGCAGGCCGAAGCCCTGGGCACCAGTCTGATCACCCAGACGGCCACTTCAGCCACCGAGTTGCTGGTGTCCAATGACATCCTCAGTCTCAGCGTGCTGCTGAATAACCTGGTGAAAAATCCGCTGGTGGCTCACGCGGCGATTTACAGCGTGGATAATCGCGTGCTCGCCGAAGCAGGTTCGCGCCCGAGCAAAACCATGCTGGGCGAGACCGAAGGCCTGTACTCGACCCCTATTACCTTTCAGGAAGTCATCGCCGGCCAATTGCGCATCAGCCTGGATATGCGTCAGTTCCAGCAACCGATGACCATCAGCCTGCAGAGCATGGGCATCCTCAGCCTGATTCTGCTGGCCCTGACCCTGGCCCTGAGCATGCGCCTGGGCCGCCATATCTCCACTCCACTGCTGCAACTGCGCGTCTGGTTACGTGACCCGGATGACCCGGCGCCCGGTGCCGGCCGCCAGGATGAAATTGGCGATCTGGCGCGCCAACTACAAATGCGCCTGGTACCGGAAAAACCAGAGCCGGAGCCAGAACCGGAGGACTTCCACGACGAAGAGACCGATGAGCACGACTTCGGCGATGAAGACGATGACGATGACGATGACGATGAGCCGACCTTCGAGGTGCGCGACCTGCACGACGAGCGTTTCGACGACCTCAAACAGACGGACGCTGACAGCGCCGTCGGCCAGCCAAACGATGATGATCCCTTCGCCGAGCTGCGTGACCACGGCGATCAATCGGCAGCGATTCCCACGCTGACCGTCAACGGCCCACAACAGAGCGCCGTGCTAGCCATTCAGCTGGGCGCCCAGGAGCAGCTCCGACGCCTGCCGCGCACACGCCTGCTGGATTTGCTGCAGCGCTATCGCGATTGCCTGAACCAGGCCTCGGCGCTCTATCAAGGCGAGTTGCACACCCTCAACGACGGTAGCAGCCTGATGCTGTTCCATCGCCAGGACAGTGGTGAGGATTACCTGACCCATGCCATCTGCTGCGGCGAACTGATGCGTGCACTCGGCCATGCCTTGCAAATCGAGGTTGCCGACAGCGGCATCACCCTGCAACTGCAATTGGGCCTGACTCAGGGTGAAGACCTGCTCGATTTGAGCCAGGGCGAGCTGTTGCTCAGCGAGACTGCCCAGGATGCGCTGGCCTTGTCCCAGCACAGCCGCAACCTGCTGCTGCTCGAACGCCGTGTGGGTGATGATGCACTGGTACGCCAGCGTGCCCGTATTCGCACCATCGCCAGCCCGGAAGGGGCCTGCTGCGTGGAGCGTCTGCTGGAGCCTTACCCATCATTGCTGGAACGCCAACTGGCGCACATGCACGAACACCGCCCGCACTGA
- a CDS encoding MlaD family protein: MSEARKPFMIGAFLLGGLALLAAGLLLLSRDSWFSQPSEYVVYFTGALDGLDVGADVTYRGVKVGTVREIRLSYDPELKDVVMPVVLRINTPERQQAGSRSFDQFIGQLVERGLRAQLQTPSLLTGKAIVALDMFPEQAGYVRATHELDLPTIPSVPSRIDEIADVLRELAGSLRELPLQEMAVSATRTLQSLEKLTGSPQLQQSLVSMSQLLGKLDRLSGRLEQQLPPIMDNVQQSSVDLRDAVGEIRRAAQHAAQALQQINQLAADSRRSLGPESEVQYEALRALQELSRAGKALQRTMEGLDQQPQSLIFGKSR; encoded by the coding sequence ATGAGCGAAGCGCGTAAACCTTTTATGATTGGCGCCTTCCTGCTTGGCGGCCTGGCGCTGCTGGCCGCGGGTCTGCTGCTACTGTCGCGCGACAGCTGGTTCAGTCAGCCCAGTGAGTACGTGGTGTATTTTACCGGTGCCCTGGACGGCCTGGATGTCGGCGCCGATGTCACCTACCGCGGGGTCAAGGTCGGCACGGTGCGTGAGATTCGCCTGTCCTACGACCCTGAACTCAAGGATGTGGTGATGCCGGTGGTGCTGCGCATCAATACTCCAGAGCGGCAGCAGGCGGGCTCCCGCAGTTTCGATCAGTTCATCGGGCAACTGGTCGAGCGTGGTCTGCGCGCTCAGTTGCAGACGCCCAGCCTGCTGACCGGCAAGGCGATAGTCGCGCTGGACATGTTTCCGGAGCAGGCCGGCTATGTGCGCGCGACGCATGAGCTGGATCTGCCGACGATTCCCAGTGTGCCGTCGCGTATCGATGAGATTGCCGATGTGCTGCGCGAGCTGGCTGGCAGCCTGCGTGAATTGCCGCTGCAGGAGATGGCCGTATCGGCCACGCGGACCCTGCAATCGCTGGAGAAACTGACCGGCTCCCCGCAATTGCAGCAGAGCCTGGTGAGCATGAGTCAGTTGCTGGGCAAACTCGACCGCCTGAGTGGCCGCCTGGAACAGCAGCTGCCGCCGATCATGGATAATGTTCAGCAAAGCAGTGTTGACCTGCGGGATGCAGTGGGCGAAATTCGTCGTGCGGCGCAGCATGCCGCACAGGCTTTGCAACAAATCAACCAGCTGGCAGCCGACAGTCGTCGCAGTCTCGGCCCGGAATCCGAGGTACAGTACGAAGCATTGCGTGCACTGCAGGAGCTCAGTCGGGCTGGAAAAGCGTTGCAGCGCACGATGGAAGGGCTCGATCAGCAGCCCCAATCACTTATATTTGGCAAATCAAGGTAA
- a CDS encoding rhodanese-like domain-containing protein, translating into MTAFAALPLVIEPTELAKRLDAPELILLDLTNAARYAAGHIPGARFVDPKRTQLGQPPAPGLLPDLAQLEQLFAELGHNPNAVYVVYDDEGGGWAGRFIWLLDVIGHSHYHYLDGGLQAWLAEDRPLSTEQPAGCAGTLKLTLDDSPTASREYLQSRLGAADLAIWDARSPAEYRGEKALAAKAGHIPGAVNFEWTAGMDPTRALRIRQDMPALLASLGISPDKEIITHCQTHHRSGFTYLVAKALGYPRVKAYAGSWGEWGNHPDTPVER; encoded by the coding sequence ATGACTGCCTTCGCTGCGTTGCCATTGGTTATCGAACCGACCGAGCTGGCCAAGCGCCTGGATGCGCCCGAACTGATTCTGCTCGACCTGACCAACGCAGCGCGCTATGCCGCCGGACACATCCCCGGCGCGCGCTTCGTCGATCCAAAACGCACCCAACTGGGCCAGCCTCCGGCACCCGGCCTGCTTCCAGACCTCGCACAACTCGAACAGCTATTCGCCGAATTGGGCCATAATCCGAACGCCGTCTATGTGGTCTACGACGATGAAGGTGGTGGCTGGGCCGGACGCTTCATCTGGTTGCTGGATGTGATCGGCCACAGTCATTACCACTACCTCGATGGCGGGCTGCAGGCCTGGCTGGCCGAGGATCGCCCGCTCAGCACGGAGCAACCCGCCGGGTGCGCTGGCACGCTCAAGCTGACGCTCGATGACAGTCCAACAGCCAGCCGCGAATACCTACAAAGCCGCCTGGGCGCCGCCGACCTGGCGATCTGGGATGCCCGCTCGCCCGCCGAGTATCGCGGAGAAAAGGCCTTAGCCGCCAAAGCCGGACACATTCCTGGCGCAGTCAACTTCGAGTGGACTGCCGGCATGGACCCGACTCGCGCCTTGCGCATTCGCCAGGACATGCCCGCGCTACTCGCCAGCCTCGGCATCAGCCCGGACAAGGAAATCATCACCCACTGCCAGACCCACCACCGCTCCGGCTTCACCTATCTGGTGGCTAAGGCGCTCGGCTATCCGCGGGTCAAGGCCTACGCCGGCTCCTGGGGCGAGTGGGGCAACCATCCTGACACCCCAGTCGAACGCTGA
- a CDS encoding molecular chaperone — MDKQTSHLLLRAPTPLKPSLSFCDASPRDLKRWIANLPKANIGETARQLYQALIELNQLRTASDNRLHLLELLRPEVYYVCKHLERHFLNQAIVLDERPRKVANLCQALQNHLAVGYKLIIASLIPQNNGERNPLLSVALQRATHSLCGPLIRASQLYCPVPEGLWLELHQLYQIARERSLHKLAIRDPLARHTPSLSTEQSYVVALLLGCARCNQMRQNGIARLAEVLEPWSALVSLQAGDAPSSLFALTPQVDGPPRYTSLFQDKELHNALGIDPHPLVDAIQEYLLLPAENTSTSRLLVPEGFSTDMLQHLSAAWGDISERTFNRTHGQGTLKLCIGMSALHFFLANERPFNEILQQPSETKAAVFGADTSTGPSDVWAKAFDTEKTANWDTRLPLEEIEYSKSTTQETLTESTGIESHPTFALPIVNHSPGGYCLSWPKEVPSQLQAGELLGVQDSPEQGWSVAVVRWIRQVRGGGTQMGIELIAPHAQPCGLQLLRKAEHNSQYLRTLLLPEISAISRPATLITPRLPFQEGNKVMININGTEHRAVLSQRKTSTGSFTQFEYRSVEQNPSETGKPVTAHGSHSAGGEEDFDSLWKSL, encoded by the coding sequence ATGGATAAACAGACTTCCCACCTACTGCTCCGCGCCCCTACCCCGCTAAAGCCAAGCCTGTCTTTCTGCGATGCCAGCCCGCGCGACCTCAAGCGCTGGATCGCCAACCTGCCAAAAGCCAATATCGGCGAAACCGCCCGCCAGCTTTACCAGGCCCTGATCGAGCTCAACCAGTTGCGCACTGCGTCGGATAACCGCCTGCACTTGCTGGAGTTGCTGCGCCCGGAGGTTTACTACGTCTGCAAACACCTGGAGCGGCACTTCCTCAACCAAGCGATTGTCCTCGATGAACGCCCACGCAAAGTCGCCAATCTCTGCCAGGCCCTGCAAAACCATCTGGCCGTCGGTTACAAACTGATCATCGCCAGTCTGATTCCGCAAAATAATGGCGAGCGCAACCCACTCCTGAGCGTCGCCCTGCAGCGCGCCACCCACAGCCTGTGCGGCCCACTGATTCGCGCCAGCCAATTGTATTGTCCCGTGCCTGAAGGCCTGTGGCTGGAGCTGCACCAGCTCTACCAGATCGCCCGTGAGCGGAGTCTGCACAAACTGGCGATCCGCGATCCACTGGCTCGCCACACGCCGAGTTTGAGCACCGAGCAGAGCTATGTGGTCGCCTTGCTGCTCGGCTGCGCCCGCTGCAACCAGATGCGCCAGAATGGCATCGCGCGCCTTGCCGAAGTGCTCGAGCCTTGGAGCGCGCTGGTCAGCCTGCAAGCCGGCGATGCGCCCTCGAGCCTGTTTGCGCTCACTCCGCAAGTGGATGGCCCACCGCGCTACACCTCGCTGTTTCAGGACAAAGAGCTGCACAACGCGCTGGGTATCGACCCACATCCACTGGTTGATGCCATTCAGGAGTACCTGTTACTGCCTGCGGAGAACACCAGCACGTCGCGCCTGTTGGTACCCGAAGGATTCAGCACGGACATGCTGCAACACCTCAGCGCCGCCTGGGGCGACATCTCCGAACGGACCTTCAATCGCACCCACGGCCAGGGCACCCTGAAGTTGTGCATTGGCATGAGCGCACTGCATTTTTTCCTGGCTAATGAGCGCCCCTTCAACGAGATCCTGCAACAGCCGAGCGAAACCAAAGCAGCGGTATTCGGCGCCGACACCAGCACTGGCCCCTCGGATGTCTGGGCGAAAGCCTTCGACACAGAGAAGACCGCCAACTGGGACACCCGATTGCCCTTGGAGGAAATCGAGTACAGCAAATCCACCACTCAAGAGACGCTGACAGAATCCACGGGCATCGAGAGCCACCCGACCTTCGCCCTGCCGATCGTCAACCACAGCCCGGGTGGCTACTGCCTGTCCTGGCCCAAAGAGGTGCCGAGCCAGCTGCAAGCCGGCGAACTGCTCGGCGTGCAGGATTCGCCAGAACAGGGCTGGAGCGTCGCGGTGGTACGCTGGATCCGCCAGGTCCGCGGTGGCGGCACACAGATGGGCATCGAACTGATCGCCCCGCATGCACAACCTTGCGGCTTGCAACTACTGCGCAAGGCCGAACATAACAGCCAATACCTGCGCACGCTGCTGCTGCCGGAAATCAGCGCGATCTCCCGACCCGCTACCTTGATCACCCCACGCCTGCCCTTCCAGGAAGGCAACAAGGTGATGATCAACATCAATGGCACGGAACATCGCGCCGTGCTCAGCCAGCGCAAAACCAGCACCGGCAGCTTCACTCAGTTCGAATACCGTAGTGTCGAACAAAACCCCAGCGAGACCGGGAAACCCGTCACAGCCCATGGCAGCCACAGCGCAGGAGGGGAGGAAGACTTTGACTCGCTATGGAAGTCGCTGTAG
- a CDS encoding PqiC family protein, whose protein sequence is MRSLHFSPPLLLLLAVLTLQGCAILQPPAQFYQLEQGNPELPQDDKGPALLLGPLKLADYLLRENLVQRELDDSLSFSQKARWAGSLQDDVGQLLLRQLAGQLDTSRVALYPDRVGFSSQVQVVLNISRLDSGVQQPAVLEAQWRLLDSAGVQRSSRVVRLQAEHGGTVVGQVRAQSQLLQQLADELAGAIKSMSIAGTAAPRKPAVAAPSKPAVKSQPTPVFEPATQTEVFRF, encoded by the coding sequence ATGAGATCGTTGCACTTCTCGCCGCCGTTGTTGTTGCTTCTTGCGGTCTTGACCCTGCAGGGCTGCGCAATACTGCAACCACCTGCACAGTTCTATCAGCTCGAGCAGGGCAACCCTGAGCTGCCACAGGACGATAAAGGGCCGGCGTTACTGCTGGGCCCGTTAAAACTGGCGGACTATCTGTTGCGCGAGAACCTGGTGCAGCGCGAGCTCGACGACAGCCTCTCGTTCAGTCAGAAGGCCCGCTGGGCCGGTAGTCTGCAGGACGATGTCGGCCAACTGCTGCTGCGCCAATTGGCCGGACAGCTCGATACCAGCCGCGTCGCGCTGTATCCGGATCGTGTCGGTTTCTCCAGTCAGGTACAGGTTGTACTGAACATCAGCCGGCTGGATTCTGGGGTGCAGCAGCCTGCGGTACTCGAAGCGCAATGGCGTCTGCTCGATTCTGCCGGGGTGCAGCGTAGCAGTCGGGTGGTGCGCCTGCAGGCCGAGCACGGCGGCACGGTGGTCGGGCAAGTGCGTGCGCAGAGTCAGCTGTTGCAGCAATTGGCCGATGAACTGGCCGGCGCAATCAAGTCCATGTCGATTGCCGGGACAGCTGCGCCGCGCAAGCCGGCGGTCGCCGCGCCGAGCAAGCCAGCGGTCAAGAGTCAGCCGACTCCGGTGTTTGAGCCGGCCACGCAAACGGAAGTGTTCCGCTTCTGA
- a CDS encoding EAL domain-containing response regulator, which translates to MAIEKKTIRLLILEDSQNEAERLVSLFRNAGRATRVHRLTSSDDLAETLQQSWDLLICAPSSEHLEPGDAINAIRRQAKDIPVIQLLADNDSDSITEALALGAQDALPQGEDERLVLVAKRELANLEERRARRAAEVALREAEKRCQLLLDSSVDAITYVHDGMHIYANRAYLELFAYQDGDELEGMPMIDLIASADQRNFKDFLKNYQSAEGSAELACTGVRANGQTVPVRMSFSPAAYDGEPCIQVVIHAASGNAELEEKLREISSQDLVTGLYNRNHFLGLMDAAAERAVNAGQPASLAYIRIDRYASLLAEVGLAGIDLLLTDLANLLRGHFTHEAQLARFGDDVFTVLQPGKTPEQAEAELASLLKKLESHLFDVNGRTAQSTLSIGVAGLNEKTPKAQEVVDRAQRCADELAAGNALKLFNPGDELAAAANRGNIVAMVQQALEHNSFRLLFQPIISLRGDSHEYYEVLLRLLSPQGEEVPPHEFLNAAKEAGLGEKIDRWVILNSIKLLADHRNKGHNTHLFVHLSSASLQDKTLLPWLSVALTAARLPSDALTFQLREPDAIAYLKQAKALTLGLSELHCKVALSQFGCAINPFNTLKHLHIDFVKIDGSFSQDLSTPESQEALKTLLASLHAQAKLTIVPFIESASVLATLWQAGVNYIQGYYLQGPSQAMDYDFSAGDE; encoded by the coding sequence ATGGCCATCGAAAAAAAAACCATTCGCCTGCTGATCCTTGAAGACTCGCAGAACGAGGCCGAGCGTCTCGTCAGTCTGTTCCGTAACGCCGGCCGTGCTACGCGCGTGCATCGCCTGACCTCCAGCGATGATTTGGCCGAGACCCTGCAGCAAAGCTGGGATCTGTTGATCTGTGCACCCAGCAGCGAACACCTCGAGCCGGGAGACGCGATCAACGCGATTCGCCGCCAGGCGAAAGATATTCCCGTCATCCAGCTGCTCGCCGACAACGACTCCGACAGCATCACCGAAGCCCTGGCTCTGGGCGCCCAGGATGCGCTGCCGCAAGGCGAAGACGAGCGCCTGGTGCTGGTGGCCAAACGCGAACTGGCCAACCTCGAAGAACGCCGCGCCCGGCGCGCCGCCGAAGTGGCCCTGCGCGAGGCAGAGAAACGCTGCCAGTTGCTGCTCGACAGCTCGGTCGATGCCATCACCTACGTGCATGACGGCATGCATATCTATGCCAACCGTGCCTACCTCGAACTCTTCGCGTACCAGGATGGTGATGAGCTGGAAGGCATGCCGATGATCGACCTGATCGCCAGCGCCGACCAACGCAACTTCAAAGACTTCCTGAAAAACTACCAGAGTGCCGAAGGCAGCGCCGAACTGGCCTGTACCGGCGTCCGGGCCAACGGCCAGACCGTCCCGGTGCGCATGAGTTTCTCGCCGGCCGCCTACGATGGCGAACCCTGTATTCAGGTGGTGATCCACGCAGCAAGTGGCAACGCCGAACTGGAAGAGAAGCTGCGCGAAATCAGCAGTCAGGACCTGGTCACCGGCCTGTACAACCGCAACCATTTCCTCGGCCTGATGGACGCCGCTGCCGAGCGTGCGGTGAATGCCGGCCAGCCGGCCAGCCTGGCCTATATCCGCATCGACCGTTATGCCAGCCTGCTGGCAGAAGTTGGTCTGGCGGGAATCGACTTATTGCTCACCGACCTGGCCAACCTGCTGCGCGGTCACTTTACCCACGAGGCGCAACTGGCGCGCTTTGGCGACGATGTATTCACCGTCTTGCAGCCCGGAAAGACCCCGGAGCAAGCCGAAGCCGAGCTGGCAAGCCTGCTGAAAAAGCTCGAAAGCCACCTGTTCGATGTCAACGGCCGCACGGCACAGAGCACCCTGTCGATTGGTGTCGCCGGCCTCAACGAGAAAACCCCGAAAGCTCAGGAAGTGGTCGACCGCGCCCAGCGCTGCGCCGACGAACTGGCCGCGGGGAACGCACTGAAACTGTTCAACCCAGGCGATGAGCTGGCCGCGGCGGCCAACCGCGGCAACATAGTCGCCATGGTCCAGCAGGCATTGGAGCACAACAGCTTCCGCCTGCTGTTCCAGCCGATCATCAGCTTGCGCGGCGACAGCCATGAATACTATGAGGTCTTGCTGCGCCTGCTCAGCCCGCAAGGCGAAGAGGTTCCGCCGCACGAGTTTCTCAACGCCGCCAAAGAGGCTGGGCTGGGCGAGAAAATCGACCGTTGGGTGATCCTCAACTCGATCAAGCTGCTCGCCGACCACCGCAATAAGGGCCACAACACCCACCTGTTCGTCCACCTGTCGAGCGCCAGCCTGCAGGATAAGACCCTGCTGCCGTGGCTCAGCGTAGCCCTGACAGCCGCACGCCTGCCCTCGGACGCACTGACCTTCCAGCTCAGAGAACCGGATGCCATCGCCTACCTCAAGCAGGCCAAGGCACTGACCCTGGGCTTGAGCGAACTGCACTGCAAGGTGGCGCTCAGCCAATTCGGCTGCGCAATCAATCCCTTCAACACCCTCAAGCACCTGCACATCGATTTCGTCAAGATCGACGGTTCCTTCTCCCAGGACCTGTCTACCCCAGAGAGCCAGGAAGCGCTGAAAACCCTGCTGGCCAGCCTGCACGCTCAAGCCAAGCTGACCATAGTGCCCTTCATCGAGAGCGCCAGCGTGCTGGCCACGCTCTGGCAGGCCGGGGTCAACTACATCCAGGGCTACTACCTGCAAGGCCCTAGCCAGGCGATGGACTACGACTTCTCGGCGGGCGACGAGTAG
- the asd gene encoding archaetidylserine decarboxylase (Phosphatidylserine decarboxylase is synthesized as a single chain precursor. Generation of the pyruvoyl active site from a Ser is coupled to cleavage of a Gly-Ser bond between the larger (beta) and smaller (alpha chains). It is an integral membrane protein.): MKDRLFILSQYLLPHHLLSRLIGCAAECRTGWFKNRLISWFVKQYQVDMSEAQIEDPSAFEHFNAFFTRSLKEGARPLDTTPGAILSPADGAVSQLGKIEHGRVFQAKGHSFSVLELLGGDSERASSFMGGEFATIYLSPKDYHRVHMPLAGTLREMVYVPGRLFSVNQTTAENVPELFARNERVVCLFDTERGPMAVVLVGAMIVASIETVWAGLVTPPKRHLKTVRYDEAARAPIALDKGAELGRFKLGSTAIVLFGPDQVRWAETLGANSDVRMGQSIGNSQVN; encoded by the coding sequence ATGAAAGATCGCCTGTTCATCCTCAGCCAGTACCTGCTGCCGCACCACCTGCTGTCGCGCCTGATCGGCTGCGCAGCTGAATGCCGCACGGGCTGGTTCAAGAACCGTCTGATCAGCTGGTTCGTCAAGCAGTACCAGGTCGACATGAGCGAGGCGCAGATCGAAGACCCGAGCGCTTTCGAGCACTTCAACGCGTTCTTCACCCGCTCCCTGAAAGAGGGCGCGCGCCCGCTCGACACCACCCCTGGCGCGATCCTCAGCCCGGCCGACGGCGCCGTTAGCCAACTGGGCAAGATCGAGCATGGCCGGGTATTCCAGGCCAAGGGCCACAGCTTCAGCGTGCTCGAACTGCTCGGCGGTGACAGTGAGCGGGCCAGCTCGTTCATGGGCGGTGAATTCGCGACTATTTATCTGTCGCCCAAAGACTACCACCGCGTGCACATGCCGCTGGCCGGCACCCTGCGGGAAATGGTCTACGTGCCGGGCCGGCTGTTCTCGGTCAACCAGACCACCGCGGAAAATGTCCCGGAGCTGTTCGCCCGCAACGAGCGGGTCGTTTGCCTGTTCGACACCGAGCGCGGGCCGATGGCCGTGGTGCTGGTCGGCGCGATGATCGTCGCCTCGATCGAAACCGTCTGGGCCGGCCTGGTCACGCCACCCAAACGCCACCTGAAAACCGTCCGTTATGATGAGGCGGCGCGCGCGCCTATCGCCCTGGACAAGGGGGCGGAACTGGGTCGCTTCAAACTGGGTTCGACGGCTATCGTATTGTTCGGCCCCGACCAGGTGCGCTGGGCAGAAACGCTGGGCGCCAACAGCGACGTGCGGATGGGTCAGAGCATCGGCAATAGTCAGGTCAACTAA
- the serB gene encoding phosphoserine phosphatase SerB — protein MREIVLINITGEDRPGLTAAITGVLAQGGVNILDIGQAVIHDTLSFGILVEIPPTEQGSSVLKDLLFAAYKLEQQVRFTPVSEADYQQWVGGQGKARHIVTLLTRKVTAEQLQRVSAITAKYDLNIDHIDRLSGRMPLDMPAEQGKGCIEFSVRGEPADQAALRAEFLSVAQELNVDIAFQRDSLFRRNRRLAVFDMDSTLIEAEVIDELAKAAGVGEQVSAITERAMRGELDFAASFRERLALLKGLPESVLADVGASLRLTEGAETLFSELHRLGYKTAILSGGFSYFAKQLQAKLGIDYVFANELQIVDGLVTGVAVEPIVDAQRKADLLRELAEKEGLRLEQTIAVGDGANDLPMLAIAGLGVAFRAKPLVKQSAKQAISTLGLDGILYLLGFRDRDGLE, from the coding sequence TTGCGCGAAATCGTCCTGATCAATATTACCGGCGAAGACCGTCCCGGTCTGACTGCCGCCATCACCGGTGTGCTGGCCCAAGGCGGGGTGAATATCCTCGATATCGGCCAGGCGGTGATCCACGACACCCTGTCTTTCGGCATTTTGGTGGAGATTCCGCCTACCGAGCAGGGCTCCTCGGTACTCAAGGATCTGCTGTTCGCCGCCTACAAACTCGAGCAGCAGGTGCGTTTCACGCCGGTGTCCGAAGCGGATTACCAGCAGTGGGTCGGTGGTCAGGGCAAGGCGCGGCATATCGTGACCCTGTTGACCCGCAAGGTGACCGCCGAGCAATTGCAGCGCGTCAGCGCGATTACCGCCAAGTACGACCTGAATATCGATCATATCGATCGTCTTTCCGGGCGCATGCCGCTGGATATGCCGGCCGAGCAGGGCAAGGGCTGTATCGAGTTTTCCGTGCGCGGCGAGCCTGCCGATCAGGCGGCCTTGCGCGCCGAGTTCCTCAGTGTGGCCCAGGAGTTGAATGTCGACATCGCTTTCCAGCGCGACTCGCTGTTCCGCCGTAATCGCCGTCTGGCGGTGTTCGACATGGACTCGACACTGATCGAGGCCGAGGTGATCGACGAACTGGCCAAGGCCGCCGGGGTCGGCGAGCAGGTTTCGGCGATTACCGAACGGGCCATGCGCGGTGAGTTGGATTTCGCCGCCAGCTTCAGGGAGCGTTTGGCCCTGCTCAAGGGCTTGCCGGAAAGCGTGCTGGCCGATGTCGGCGCCTCATTGCGTCTGACCGAAGGGGCCGAGACGCTGTTCAGCGAGTTGCACCGCCTCGGCTACAAGACCGCGATTCTGTCCGGCGGCTTCAGCTACTTCGCCAAGCAACTGCAGGCCAAACTGGGCATCGACTACGTATTTGCCAACGAGTTGCAGATCGTCGACGGCCTGGTCACTGGCGTGGCCGTCGAGCCGATCGTCGACGCCCAGCGCAAGGCCGACCTGCTGCGCGAGCTGGCTGAGAAAGAAGGGTTGCGCCTGGAGCAGACCATCGCCGTCGGTGATGGCGCCAACGACCTGCCGATGCTGGCCATCGCCGGCCTGGGCGTGGCATTCCGCGCCAAGCCGCTGGTCAAGCAGTCGGCCAAGCAGGCAATCTCGACCCTGGGCCTGGATGGCATCCTCTACCTGCTTGGCTTTCGCGATCGCGACGGTCTGGAGTAG